The Bos indicus x Bos taurus breed Angus x Brahman F1 hybrid chromosome 10, Bos_hybrid_MaternalHap_v2.0, whole genome shotgun sequence genome has a segment encoding these proteins:
- the SPG21 gene encoding maspardin isoform X2, whose product MGEIKVSPDYNWFRSTVPLKKIIVDDDDSKIWSLYDAGPRNIRCPLIFLPPVSGTADVFFRQILALTGWGYRVIALQYPVYWDHLEFCDGFRKLLDHLQLDKVHLFGASLGGFLAQKFAEYTHKSPRVHSLILCNSFSDTSIFNQTWTASSFWLMPSFMLKKIVLGNFSSGPVDPMMADAIDFMVDRLESLGQSELASRLTLNCQNSYVEPHKIRDIPVTIMDVFDQSALSTEAKEEMYKLYPNARRAHLKTGGNFPYLCRSAEVNLYVQIHLLQFHGTKYAAIDPSMVSAEELEVQKGSLGISQEEQ is encoded by the exons ATGGGAGAGATTAAAGTCTCTCCTGATTATAACTGGTTTAGAAGTACAGTCCCCCTTAAAAAG ATTATTGTGGACGATGATGATAGTAAGATCTGGTCGCTCTACGATGCAGGCCCCAGAAATATCAGGTGTCCTCTCATATTTCTCCCTCCCGTCAGCGGAACTGCGGATGTATTTTTCCGGCAGATTTTGGCTTTGACTGGATGGGGTTACCGGGTTATAGCT TTGCAGTATCCAGTTTATTGGGACCACCTTGAATTCTGTGATGGATTCAGAAAACTTTTAGACCATTTACAATTGGATAAA GTTCATCTCTTTGGGGCTTCTTTGGGAGGCTTTTTGGCCCAAAAGTTTGCTGAATACACTCACAAATCTCCCCGAGTCCATTCCCTCATCCTTTGCAATTCCTTCAGTGACACCTCTATCTTCAACCAAACATGGACCGCAAGCAG cTTTTGGCTGATGCCATCATTTATGCTTAAAAAAATAGTTCTTGGGAACTTTTCCTCTGGCCCAGTGGACCCTATGATGGCTGATGCCATTGATTTCATGGTAGACAGG CTGGAAAGTTTGGGTCAGAGTGAACTGGCTTCAAGACTTACCCTGAATTGTCAAAATTCTTATGTGGAACCTCATAAAATTCGGGATATCCCTGTAACCATTATGGAT GTGTTTGACCAGAGTGCACTTTCAACTGAAGCtaaagaagaaatgtacaaaCTGTATCCTAATGCCCGGAGGGCTCACCTTAAAACAGGAGGCAATTTCCCATACCTGTGCAGAAGTGCAGAGGTGAATCTCTATGTACAG ATACATTTGCTTCAATTCCATGGAACCAAATACGCAGCTATTGACCCGTCGATGGTCAGTGCCGAGGAACTCGAGGTGCAGAAAGGCAGCCTTGGCATCAGTCAGGAGGAGCAGTAG
- the SPG21 gene encoding maspardin isoform X1: MVTAGVTQLHPFLATWPHPSEPGSSRLAPAARTIPEEGGRRSGLARSRAPPLGGRPSSAPPRLAALTDTERSGLQPQPGPQQPPRPAPFLEGRAALGGGTGTWGRPRQIIVDDDDSKIWSLYDAGPRNIRCPLIFLPPVSGTADVFFRQILALTGWGYRVIALQYPVYWDHLEFCDGFRKLLDHLQLDKVHLFGASLGGFLAQKFAEYTHKSPRVHSLILCNSFSDTSIFNQTWTASSFWLMPSFMLKKIVLGNFSSGPVDPMMADAIDFMVDRLESLGQSELASRLTLNCQNSYVEPHKIRDIPVTIMDVFDQSALSTEAKEEMYKLYPNARRAHLKTGGNFPYLCRSAEVNLYVQIHLLQFHGTKYAAIDPSMVSAEELEVQKGSLGISQEEQ; encoded by the exons ATGGTGACCGCCGGAGTCACGCAGCTCCACCCCTTCCTCGCGACGTGGCCCCACCCCTCCGAACCCGGAAGCTCGCGGCTCGCGCCCGCTGCGCGAACAATTCCGGAGGAGGGAGGGCGGCGGTCCGGTCTCGCTCGGTCGCGCGCCCCGCCCCTCGGAGGCCGGCCCTCCAGCGCGCCCCCACGGCTAGCAGCGCTTACGGATACTGAGCGCTCAGGCCTCCAGCCCCAACCCGGGCCCCAGCAGCCTCCGAGGCCGGCCCCCTTTCTGGAGGGAAGAGCCGCCTTGGGAGGAGGGACAGGGACCTGGGGGCGGCCACGgcag ATTATTGTGGACGATGATGATAGTAAGATCTGGTCGCTCTACGATGCAGGCCCCAGAAATATCAGGTGTCCTCTCATATTTCTCCCTCCCGTCAGCGGAACTGCGGATGTATTTTTCCGGCAGATTTTGGCTTTGACTGGATGGGGTTACCGGGTTATAGCT TTGCAGTATCCAGTTTATTGGGACCACCTTGAATTCTGTGATGGATTCAGAAAACTTTTAGACCATTTACAATTGGATAAA GTTCATCTCTTTGGGGCTTCTTTGGGAGGCTTTTTGGCCCAAAAGTTTGCTGAATACACTCACAAATCTCCCCGAGTCCATTCCCTCATCCTTTGCAATTCCTTCAGTGACACCTCTATCTTCAACCAAACATGGACCGCAAGCAG cTTTTGGCTGATGCCATCATTTATGCTTAAAAAAATAGTTCTTGGGAACTTTTCCTCTGGCCCAGTGGACCCTATGATGGCTGATGCCATTGATTTCATGGTAGACAGG CTGGAAAGTTTGGGTCAGAGTGAACTGGCTTCAAGACTTACCCTGAATTGTCAAAATTCTTATGTGGAACCTCATAAAATTCGGGATATCCCTGTAACCATTATGGAT GTGTTTGACCAGAGTGCACTTTCAACTGAAGCtaaagaagaaatgtacaaaCTGTATCCTAATGCCCGGAGGGCTCACCTTAAAACAGGAGGCAATTTCCCATACCTGTGCAGAAGTGCAGAGGTGAATCTCTATGTACAG ATACATTTGCTTCAATTCCATGGAACCAAATACGCAGCTATTGACCCGTCGATGGTCAGTGCCGAGGAACTCGAGGTGCAGAAAGGCAGCCTTGGCATCAGTCAGGAGGAGCAGTAG